From the Lysobacter soyae genome, the window TCGTTCGCGTTGAAGACCGGATTCGTCCCCCAGCCCGAGCTTGCGGTCGAGCTGGTCAGCGCGCTGATTTCATTGGCGTTTGTATAGGTGTACGCCAAACTCCAGGACCAATCGCTGGTCTTGGTGAACGGCTTGGACAAGCTCACCGTGAATTGTTGCGACGAACCCTTGTCGGACGCTTCCAGCAGGAACACGTCACCCCAGCCGTTCGGGCGCTTGGAGCGCGCGGTGGTGTTCAGGGTCGGGGTGTTGGCCCAGTACATGTCACGTCCATCCGGACCTTGACGGGTCGGCGAAACCAAGTCCAAACGCTTGTAGTACAAGCTGGTGTTGGCTTCTGTGGCCATCAATTCGGCCGAGAAGATCATGTTGTACCAAGGCAAGCCGACGTCCAAGGCCAGGTTGGCTTTCCACACTGACGGTTGTTCGAAGTCCGGCGAAAGGAAATTGACGCTTTGCGAGGGCGGCGTGGGTGTACGGGTCGAGTTGTAATAACGCTCGACTTGCGTGTAGTTCGGCCCGTAGGTGTTGAACGAGTTGCCCAGCCACACTTGCGGCGAATCGCCTTGGAACAGACCGACGCCACCGCGGATTTGCGCCAGCGAATCATCACTGAGCTTGTAGTTGAAGCCGATGCGCGGTTGGATCAAGAACTTGCCACCACCGATATCGGTGTTGTTGTAGCCCCACACCGACTGGGCGGCCGCGTTGTACGGCGGCTTGTGGTCGGTCGTGTAACGGTCTGCGCGCAGGCCGTAGGTCAACGTCAGCGCGTCGGTGACATACCATTGGTCTTGGACAAACAGGCCCAAAGCGTTGTACTTGTACTTGGCCGCCATGTTGTCGACGTCGCCATTCAGCGGCGTGCGCACGAGCGAGTAGCTCGGGGTGTTGGCCACGAAAGCGTTGACGTTGTTGTAGTAGTACTGGCCATCGACGTACGGCGCAAAAACGTTGTAGATGTCATTGGTGGCGTAGTCGGCACCAAATTTGATGTTGTGGTTGCCGAGGATCCAGGTGCCCGCGCCGTAATAGTTCCAGGTCTTGGTGTAGAGCTCGTTGTATTGCGAATTGACTTCCGTACCCAGGAACAGGTACGGCGATCCGGCAACGCCGTCGGTCAGGCTGGTACCGTAGCTGATGCGGATTTCCGGCGTGCCTTCGGTCGGCGTGTTGCGCACCGCGGCGTAGTCGCGGAAGCTGACCTTCATTTCAGTGGAGAAATTGTCGGACCAATCGCTGAACAATTGGGCGACGTAATTCTTGATGTTCTTGTCGTGCTGGTACCAGTACGAACTGAGCGATGCAGCAGTGGTGCTGAAGCCGTTCAAGCGCAGTTTGCTTTGCTCGAGGTCGCTGTAACGCACGCTCATGCGGTGCGCGTCACTGATGTTCCAGTCAAGCTTCAAGGCGCGTTCGGTCAACGTGGTATCACCGTTGCTGACCAAGCCACCTGCCGGCACACCGTAGCGCGATTGGAAAGTGCTTTGAACGCGCGCGATGTCCGCATCGGAAATGCGGCCCGCGCCGTACGGCGAAGCTGCGAGATCCGCACCCGGTGCTGCCTGTTCGAATTTCTCGTAGTTGGCGAAGAAGAACAACTTGTCCTTCACGATCGGGCCGCCCAAGGTGGCGCCCAAGGTCTTTTCTTGCGTGAAACCCTTGAAGGTGTCGCCGTTGACTTTGTCGAGGCCATAGTTGCGCGGTGCGCGACCGAACCATTCGCCGTCACGGAAGGTGCTGTAGATCGAACCGTGGAATTCGTTGGTGCCCGACTTGGTGACGGCATTCACGACCGCACCGGTACCACCGGTGATGGTGACGTCGTAGTTCGACAAATCGATATCGAGCGCCTCGATGGCGTCCATCGCCACCGGTTGGCGACGGGTCGGCATGTTGTTGCCTTCCAAGCCGAAGGTATCGCTAGCGGAGACGCCGTCGACCCGGATGCTGTTGTAACGGGGGTTTTGACCGGCGGCGCTGATCGAACCCGAAGCGCGGTCAATGAAAGTCACGCGCGGATCGAGGCGCATGTAATCCTGGATGTTGCCGCTCGAGGACGGCAGCGATTCCAAGGTTTGGCGGGTCACGTTGGTGCCCGCGCCGGCCTTGAGCGGCGAGAACACGGCGGCATCAATCGCCGACACGGTGATGGCGTCGAACGTACCGGCGGCCGTACCACCTTCCAGTTGCGCGTCGACTTGCGTGGTTTGGTTGACGCTGAGGTACACGTTGTTTTCCGTGTCGCTACCCGAGCCGGCTTTGTTCACGGCGATCGTGTACGGGCCACCCACGCGCAGACCGCGTGCGTTGTAACGACCGTTCGCGTCGGTGGTGACGCGACTGGTGGTACCGGATTCAACGTGGGTGATGACCACTTCAGCGCCGGCAACCGGCGAACCGTTTGCGGTGACTTGACCGCCGACGCTCGCAGAGGTGCTTTGAGCAAAAACAGGAGCAGCGACCAAGGCTGCCATCAAGCCAAGCGCCAGCTTGGACTTGCGGAGTTGATTCGGATTTCGCATTTAGAGCCTCGATTTCAGGGCAAACACTTGAGAAAAGGTGCGGCCGTCATCGTGCTCGAAGCACACGGTCGCGCATGTATTAAAACTGCGTTAAACAGTATGCCATTTCAATGACATTCATGTGACATCCCAGGCAGCATGCGCTAGCGGATGTGGGATGGCCATCACGCTATTTTAACAGTCTCTCAAGGCACTGATCCGACATAGGTTTTGATGCC encodes:
- a CDS encoding TonB-dependent receptor → MRNPNQLRKSKLALGLMAALVAAPVFAQSTSASVGGQVTANGSPVAGAEVVITHVESGTTSRVTTDANGRYNARGLRVGGPYTIAVNKAGSGSDTENNVYLSVNQTTQVDAQLEGGTAAGTFDAITVSAIDAAVFSPLKAGAGTNVTRQTLESLPSSSGNIQDYMRLDPRVTFIDRASGSISAAGQNPRYNSIRVDGVSASDTFGLEGNNMPTRRQPVAMDAIEALDIDLSNYDVTITGGTGAVVNAVTKSGTNEFHGSIYSTFRDGEWFGRAPRNYGLDKVNGDTFKGFTQEKTLGATLGGPIVKDKLFFFANYEKFEQAAPGADLAASPYGAGRISDADIARVQSTFQSRYGVPAGGLVSNGDTTLTERALKLDWNISDAHRMSVRYSDLEQSKLRLNGFSTTAASLSSYWYQHDKNIKNYVAQLFSDWSDNFSTEMKVSFRDYAAVRNTPTEGTPEIRISYGTSLTDGVAGSPYLFLGTEVNSQYNELYTKTWNYYGAGTWILGNHNIKFGADYATNDIYNVFAPYVDGQYYYNNVNAFVANTPSYSLVRTPLNGDVDNMAAKYKYNALGLFVQDQWYVTDALTLTYGLRADRYTTDHKPPYNAAAQSVWGYNNTDIGGGKFLIQPRIGFNYKLSDDSLAQIRGGVGLFQGDSPQVWLGNSFNTYGPNYTQVERYYNSTRTPTPPSQSVNFLSPDFEQPSVWKANLALDVGLPWYNMIFSAELMATEANTSLYYKRLDLVSPTRQGPDGRDMYWANTPTLNTTARSKRPNGWGDVFLLEASDKGSSQQFTVSLSKPFTKTSDWSWSLAYTYTNANEISALTSSTASSGWGTNPVFNANDDAVGRSRYEIRDRLSGNLTWKHNFFGDYQTKVGLVYEGRSGRPYSWVYFNDMNGDSRTFNDLLYVPSGRGDVQFGTLSGTGVFTNNQAMEDAFFAYLDGNRQLSRYKGRVAPVNGGRASWVNLFDLRLSQELPGFWKGHKAELWMDVQNVGNMISRDWGNVIDYGFNSSSAVANYVGINPATGKYVYSYTSAQTPNVANGDADGFNVGISQWSVSVGLRYKF